The Lates calcarifer isolate ASB-BC8 linkage group LG6, TLL_Latcal_v3, whole genome shotgun sequence genome includes a region encoding these proteins:
- the rerea gene encoding arginine-glutamic acid dipeptide repeats protein isoform X5, producing MSEMDDLFSPRRRLNSTQGEIRVGPSHQAKLPELQPFPSPGGQAVTENEELVWMPGVNDCDLLMYLRAARSMAAFAGMCDGGSTEDGCLAASRDDTTLNALNTLHESSYDAGKALQRLVKKPVPKLIEKCWSEDEVKRFIKGLRQFGKNFFRIRKELLPNKETGELITFYYYWKKTPEAASCRAHRRHRRQPVFRRIKTRTASTPVNTPSRPPSSEFLDLSSASEDDFDSEDSEQELKGYACRHCFTTTSKDWHHGGRENILLCTDCRIHFKKYGELPPIEKPVDPPPFMFKPVKEEEDGLSGKHSMRTRRNRGSMSTLRSGRKKQTASPDGRASPTNEDLRSSGRTSPSAASTDSTDSKTDSMKKPSKKIKEEAPSPMKSAKRQREKGASDTEEPERASAKKSKTQELSRPDSPSECEGEGEGEGESSDGRSINEELSSDPKDIDQDNRSSSPSIPSPRDNESDSDSSAQQQQHLQSQHPAVIQCQPGTSAASSAPPPPTTSAPSLPPQVSPTAASTSLPPQPLPQASPMSLIQSGASLHPQRLPSPHSPLTQAPPPGPSVPPQSLPSSHHGPMPPMPHPLQPGPSHLPHPHSMPPQGFPVGQSQVPPPPISGQSQQRPHTPPSQSQSSAQSGGQPPREQPLPPAPLSMPHIKPPPTTPIPQIPNPQSHKHPPHVSAPPFPQMPSNLPPPPALKPLSSLSTHHPPSAHPPPLQLMPQGQQLQPPPAQPPVLTQSQSLPPSASHQPPPAPPLPPSAVASHPNGPPQPPFSSHPFNTVLPPTGPPSSSSNSMPGLQPPSSSAPSSSISMPLPASVTCAGPGPALPPVHIKEEPLDESEEPESPPPPQRSPSPEPTVVNTPSHASQSARFYKYLDRGYNSCARTDFYFTPLASSKLAKKREEALEKAKREAEQKAREEKEREREREKEREREREREKEAERAAKAPSSSHEGRMGEPQMAGPAHMRPPFDGPPTTIAAVPPYIGPDTPALRTLSEYARPHVMSPTNRNHPFFVSLNPADPLLAYHMPSLYNADPAMRERELREREMREREIRERELRERMKPGFEVKPPEMDTLHPSTNPMEHFARHGAITLPPMAGPHPFASFHPGLNPLERERLALAGPQLRPEMSYPERLAAERLHAERMATVANDPIARLQMFNVTPHHHQHSHIHSHLHLHQQDPLHQGSGAHPLAVDPLAAGPHLARFPYPPGAIPNPLLGQPPHEHEMLRHPVFGTPYPRDLPGGLPPPMSAAHQLQAMHAQSAELQRLAMEQQWLHGHHHMHGGPLPGQEDYYSRLKKESDKQL from the exons ATGTCAGAAATGGATGATTTGTTCAGTCCCCGGAG gCGACTAAACAGCACACAAGGGGAAATCCGAGTGGGACCGAGTCACCAA GCCAAGCTTCCAGAGCTACAGCCTTTCCCCTCTCCTGGTGGCCAGGCCGTGACCGAAAATGAAGAGCTGGTCTGGATGCCAGGGGTCAATGACTGTGACCTTCTTATGTACCTCAGAGCCGCAAG GAGCATGGCTGCCTTTGCAGGGATGTGTGACGGAGGCTCAACAGAAGATGGGTGTCTAGCAGCCTCTCGAGACGACACTACATTAAACGCACTTAACACT cttcaTGAGAGCAGCTATGATGCAGGCAAGGCTCTCCAGCGCCTGGTTAAGAAGCCAGTACCCAAACTGATAGAGAAGTGCTGGTCTGAGGATGAAGTG AAGCGCTTCATTAAAGGGTTGAGACAGTTCGGCAAAAACTTCTTCAGGATCCGCAAAGAGCTGCTGCCCAACAAAGAAACG GGAGAGCTAATTACCTTCTACTACTATTGGAAGAAGACCCCCGAGGCGGCCAGTTGTCGAGCCCACCGCAGACACCGCCGTCAGCCCGTCTTCCGCCGCATCAAGACACGAACGGCTTCAACTCCTGTCAACACTCCCTCACGCCCCCCCTCCAGCGAGTTTT tggacCTCAGCTCAGCCAGCGAAGATGACTTTGACAGTGAAGACAGCGAACAGGAGCTGAAGGGCTACGCCTGCCGCCACTGTTTCACTACCA CCTCCAAGGACTGGCACCACGGGGGCCGGGAGAACATCTTGCTGTGCACAGACTGCCGCATTCACTTCAAGAAGTACGGTGAGCTGCCCCCCATCGAGAAGCCTGTGGACCCGCCACCATTTATGTTCAAACCtgtcaaagaggaagaggatggacTCAGCGGGAAGCATAGCATGAGGACCCGACGGAACCGAGGCTCG ATGTCAACGCTACGTAGTGGTCGCAAGAAGCAGACAGCCAGTCCTGATGGCCGAGCCTCGCCTACCAACGAGGATTTGCGCTCCAGCGGACGTACCTCACCCAGCGCGGCAAGTACTGATAGCACTGACAGCAAGACAGACTCCATGAAGAAGCCAAGCAAG AAGATCAAAGAAGAGGCTCCTTCACCTATGAAGAGTGCCAAACGGCAACGAGAGAAGGGAGCTTCAGACACAGAGGAGCCAGAGAGGGCCAGTGCCAAAAAGTCCAAGACACAA GAGCTGAGTCGGCCAGACTCGCCCTCAGAGTGCGAGGGGGAAGGGGAGGGCGAGGGCGAGAGCTCTGATGGGCGCAGCATCAATGAGGAGCTCAGCAGCGATCCTAAAGACATTGACCAGGATAACCGGAGCTCCTCCCCGAGCATCCCCAGCCCCCGTGACAATGAGAGCGACTCAGACTCCtctgcccagcagcagcagcacctgcagAGCCAGCATCCTGCAGTCATCCAGTGTCAGCCAGGCACCTCAGCGGCCTCCTCGGCACCTCCTCCGCCTACGACCTCAGCCCCTTCACTGCCCCCGCAGGTCTCCCCCACAGCGGCTTCCACGTCTCTACCTCCCCAGCCTCTGCCCCAGGCTAGCCCGATGTCTCTTATCCAGTCAGGAGCGTCCCTCCACCCTCAAAGGCTTCCCTCTCCACATTCACCTCTGACTCAGGCTCCGCCTCCTGGCCCTTCAGTCCCACCTCAGTCATTACCCAGCTCGCATCATGGGCCTATGCCTCCCATGCCACATCCACTGCAGCCTGGCCCTTCACACTTGCCTCACCCTCACTCCATGCCCCCTCAGGGCTTCCCTGTGGGTCAGTCTCAGGTCCCTCCCCCACCAATCTCTGGCCAATCACAGCAGAGGCCTCACACACCTCCATCCCAGTCCCAGTCATCTGCTCAGAGTGGAGGCCAGCCTCCCAGAGAGCAGCCCCTGCCGCCTGCCCCATTGTCCATGCCTCATATCAAGCCCCCGCCAACCACACCCATCCCTCAGATACCCAACCCGCAGTCCCACAAACACCCACCCCACGTATCTGCGCCTCCATTTCCTCAGATGCCTTCAAAtctgcctccacctcctgcCCTCAAGCCCCTCAGCTCTTTATCCACCCACCACCCTCCATCGGCACACCCGCCTCCCCTTCAGCTCATGCCTCAGGGGCAGCAGCTTCAGCCTCCCCCAGCCCAGCCTCCAGTTCTCACCCAGTCCCAGAGCCTCCCGCCATCAGCCAGCCACCAGCCTCCTCCAGCCCCTCCACTGCCGCCCTCCGCAGTGGCCTCACACCCCAACGGGCCACCACAGCCGCCATTCTCGTCCCATCCTTTCAATACAGTTCTACCTCCGACCGGCCCTCCCTCATCGTCATCAAACTCTATGCCTGGCTTACAGcctccatcttcctctgctCCATCCTCTTCCATCTCCATGCCGCTCCCCGCCTCAGTCACTTGTGCCGGCCCGGGCCCTGCACTTCCGCCAGTACACATCAAAGAGGAGCCTTTGGACGAGTCAGAAGAGCCGGagagccccccacccccacagaGAAGCCCCTCCCCAGAGCCTACTGTCGTCAATACACCCAGCCATGCCAGCCAGTCAGCACG GTTCTACAAGTACCTGGACCGAGGTTACAACTCGTGCGCTAGGACAGATTTCTACTTCACTCCCCTGGCTTCATCCAAACTGGCCAAGAAACGAGAGGAAGCTCTGGAGAAAGCCAAGAGGGAAGCAGAACAGAAAGcgagggaggagaaggagagagagagggagagggaaaaagagcGAGAAAGAGAGCGGGAACGAGAAAAGGAAGCCGAGCGAGCTGCG AAAGCACCCAGTTCCTCTCACGAAGGCAGAATGGGTGAGCCTCAGATGGCCGGCCCCGCCCACATGCGTCCACCCTTCGACGGCCCGCCCACTACGATCGCAGCTGTGCCTCCATACATTGGCCCCGACACCCCTGCCCTACGCACCCTCAGCGAGTATGCCCGACCCCACGTCATGTCCCCCACCAATCGAAACCACCCCTTCTTTGTGTCCCTCAACCCCGCAGACCCACTGCTGGCCTATCACATGCCCAGCTTGTACAACGCCGACCCGGCCATGCGGGAGCGTGAGCTGCGAGAGCGGGAGATGCGTGAGAGGGAGATTCGCGAGAGGGAGCTGAGGGAAAGGATGAAACCTGGTTTTGAGGTTAAGCCTCCGGAGATGGACACGCTTCACCCCTCTACAAACCCCATGGAGCACTTTGCCCGGCATGGGGCCATCACGTTGCCCCCCATGGCCGGCCCTCACCCTTTCGCCTCGTTCCATCCAGGCTTGAACCCATTAGAGCGTGAGCGGCTGGCCCTCGCTGGGCCCCAGCTGCGGCCAGAAATGAGCTACCCAGAGAGGTTGGCTGCAGAGAGACTCCATGCTGAGAGGATGGCCACAGTGGCCAATGACCCCATCGCCCGTCTGCAGATGTTCAATGTTACGCCGCACCACCACCAGCACTCACATATCCACTcccatctccacctccaccagcaAGATCCCCTTCACCAAG GTTCCGGGGCCCATCCACTGGCAGTAGATCCCCTGGCAGCTGGACCTCACCTGGCCCGCTTCCCTTACCCGCCCGGCGCCATCCCCAACCCTCTCCTGGGCCAGCCGCCTCACGAACACGAGATGCTGCGCCACCCAGTCTTCG GTACTCCATACCCACGGGACCTACCAGGAGGTCTGCCACCGCCCATGTCCGCAGCTCACCAGCTGCAGGCCATGCATGCCCAGTCAGCTGAGCTCCAGAGGCTGGCCATGGAGCAGCAGTGGCTCCACGGACACCATCACATGCACGGAGGACCACTGCCTGGCCAGGAGGACTACTACAG cCGGCTGAAGAAAGAGAGTGACAAGCAGCTGTAA